Proteins encoded in a region of the Sphingopyxis sp. OAS728 genome:
- a CDS encoding prolyl oligopeptidase family serine peptidase has protein sequence MQAKPVQKTIGGVTFEDRFAHLQDDTPEGLEWQWERDRIAREAAEASPNYGPVRDRLLQLADAGGYFVPRKRGPYWFGYAEEDGDQLLRASDEPDGPGRTVLSRNAISQANGGGNVMLAFMEPSPRGRFVAVAWGADGDMMGRWSVYETETGRHMLDTAAILYSGARPGWLPDESGFWIDGRTTEGVHELRFVPVAEGATERSAVTLPEHLVAAKHSGLTLQVSPDGRRGVVVTEPHEHVALVHLDLETLEATPFLPDGFEGECDGGWIDGETYVARVNNGVPRGRVVAIPAATSRDMGSWRELVPEGEGFIGWAGLVGGRLYVGDLVDVSLRVRVFDLDGRLVETLSLENPGSSQSMLTERAVRPTDVFALTHTTFTRSSALFIHDPETGDLRQIGEAKHRMADTIAEQRFATSRDGTRIPYFIVRRSDVDLARPQPTLVYAYGGFNLSQLPSFPATHVPFIEAGGVFVQASLRGGGEYGKAWHDGGRLLAKQNTFDDLEAVAEALIADGVSVPDKMVFMGGSNGGLLAGVAIVQQPHLWRAVVPTVPIYDMMEPLPDTPTVAGVRAIFFEDYGDPNEPEHAASIRRWSPYHNVRDGVDYPAVYQIFGEKDLGCMPFHGRKFTARLDEANTGDRPIHLRVWRDTGHGTIDPASSARWNGEWLAFAMDQLGVKAAGPRA, from the coding sequence ATGCAAGCCAAACCCGTCCAGAAAACGATTGGTGGCGTTACCTTCGAAGATCGTTTCGCGCATCTGCAGGACGATACGCCCGAGGGCCTCGAGTGGCAGTGGGAGCGCGACCGGATCGCGCGCGAGGCCGCCGAGGCGTCGCCGAACTATGGCCCGGTGCGCGATCGGTTGCTGCAACTCGCTGACGCAGGCGGCTATTTCGTGCCGCGCAAGCGGGGGCCTTATTGGTTCGGTTATGCCGAGGAGGACGGCGACCAGCTCTTGCGCGCGAGCGACGAGCCCGACGGTCCGGGGCGAACGGTGCTGTCGAGGAACGCCATTTCGCAGGCGAACGGCGGCGGCAATGTGATGCTCGCCTTCATGGAGCCGTCGCCGCGCGGGCGTTTTGTTGCAGTGGCGTGGGGCGCGGACGGCGACATGATGGGCCGATGGTCGGTCTACGAAACCGAAACGGGGCGGCATATGCTCGACACCGCCGCGATCCTCTATTCGGGCGCGCGGCCCGGCTGGCTGCCCGACGAAAGCGGTTTCTGGATCGACGGCCGCACGACGGAAGGCGTGCATGAGCTTCGTTTCGTGCCCGTTGCCGAGGGCGCGACCGAGCGGTCGGCAGTGACGCTGCCCGAGCATCTCGTCGCGGCGAAGCATTCGGGGCTGACGCTGCAGGTCTCGCCCGACGGCCGCCGCGGCGTTGTGGTGACCGAGCCGCACGAGCATGTCGCGCTGGTCCATCTCGATCTCGAAACGCTCGAGGCGACGCCCTTCCTGCCCGATGGATTCGAAGGTGAATGCGACGGCGGCTGGATCGACGGCGAAACCTATGTCGCGCGCGTCAACAACGGCGTGCCGCGTGGGCGCGTGGTCGCGATCCCAGCAGCGACGTCACGCGATATGGGCAGTTGGCGGGAGCTGGTGCCGGAGGGCGAGGGCTTCATCGGCTGGGCCGGACTGGTCGGCGGGCGGCTCTATGTCGGCGACCTTGTCGATGTGTCGCTTCGGGTGCGGGTATTCGATCTCGACGGCCGGCTCGTCGAGACGCTATCGCTCGAAAACCCCGGGTCGTCGCAGTCGATGCTCACCGAACGGGCGGTGCGCCCCACCGATGTCTTCGCACTGACGCATACGACCTTCACCCGATCCTCCGCCCTGTTCATCCATGATCCCGAAACCGGCGACCTGCGCCAGATCGGTGAGGCGAAGCACCGGATGGCCGATACGATTGCGGAACAGCGTTTCGCGACCAGCCGCGACGGCACGCGCATTCCCTATTTCATCGTGCGCCGCAGCGATGTCGATCTGGCGCGTCCGCAACCGACGCTCGTCTACGCCTACGGCGGCTTCAACCTGTCGCAGCTGCCATCCTTCCCCGCGACGCACGTTCCCTTCATCGAGGCGGGCGGCGTCTTCGTGCAGGCGTCGCTGCGCGGCGGCGGCGAATATGGCAAGGCGTGGCACGATGGCGGGCGGCTGCTCGCCAAGCAGAACACGTTCGACGATCTGGAGGCGGTGGCCGAGGCGTTGATCGCCGATGGCGTTTCGGTTCCCGACAAGATGGTCTTCATGGGGGGCAGTAACGGCGGCCTCCTCGCCGGCGTGGCGATCGTGCAGCAACCGCATCTGTGGCGCGCCGTCGTGCCGACGGTTCCGATCTACGACATGATGGAACCGCTGCCCGACACGCCAACAGTCGCGGGTGTGCGCGCGATCTTTTTCGAGGATTATGGCGATCCGAACGAGCCCGAGCACGCTGCCAGCATCCGGCGCTGGTCGCCCTATCACAATGTCCGCGACGGCGTGGACTATCCTGCTGTCTATCAGATATTCGGCGAAAAGGATCTGGGCTGCATGCCCTTCCATGGCCGCAAATTCACCGCGCGGCTCGACGAGGCCAACACCGGAGATCGGCCGATCCACCTCCGCGTCTGGCGCGATACCGGTCATGGCACGATCGACCCTGCCAGCAGCGCGCGCTGGAACGGCGAATGGCTCGCCTTCGCCATGGACCAGCTTGGCGTGAAAGCCGCGGGACCGCGTGCATGA
- a CDS encoding TonB-dependent receptor, with translation MRCVLAAGAAALVVMPGGIVAAAAQEAAPGGQVNINLPAGKLSNALIALGRTANVQVVFPPASVSGRKNKALRGRMTVEEALTRLLKDSGLTFKRVSAGSYVVSGTSKANLDKAKRIISDMSADQGYVNGQANIPEILVVGQRSWSLNTDIPRGKDEAQPYTVFSREDIKRSGATDLDSFFRDFLGANTSITTASQRSARDSRIDLRGLGLDSTLILVDGRRIADPNNGDGSFVQSSIMGIPIEQIERVEVLASSAAGQYGSNAVGGVINVILRRDFKGFEVTGYVGGTTDGHAIERRVSANYTRPILRNKFSVTLSANWQKTDPLFAGDRPFVQEGVRYILDNNPAYFDSTNPNSGLLFSSLPNILSDTNLTLKPQYAVNGVTALNSRVSFIPAGFQGRAIEGNAALGAALLANAGKVSIDPAPGTSGGLIPGDRSPLMGGSEGVNVSLSTRGEITDWLSIYGSGSYQRYTSQGLTGILPDNFQLNPSSPLNPFNQVITITFPSEGYDTFKSVMENKQAIGGLIVKLPYKWQANFDFSKSWATTTTHSGTKQISRPFRQLFETGQLDMFRDTLAYPIEPELDPEGRFAEQAPSKSTATTYTFKLAGPIGFARLPGGKPVVTLVAETRKQWFGDNVFFNDGPGSPPFGSGISYSPGRSISTNSAFGELVLPVVGADNKVPLVHEFELRLSGRYDRYTGVGTNTTFTCLANVVGYLTPEQRASACPPAGVTIPYITTKNHSTNPVIAAKWSVTPDIAFRGSYSTGYKPPYLSALVADPPPPFTISPDVPNFISTSVRDPERGGELIGETYFFGLFRGLNGVTGGNPDVDPERSKSWSFGTILTPRFVPGLTLRADWSRITIRNAYYDPRRLLFANTPEEQEAFESFYAAHPERFTRAAPAPGDPFGVGKIVYIDARYTNLSLSQSESVDFSADYQTQIGDGTFSVTGSGTLLLDLKSQVTPASAVFEEDGIVTTQNITGIGNSLRFRGTLTANYSTKRWSIGARARHTSGYYLRYKDDATGEYPIVLNQGANRVSGSTFFDLFGSISLPTGTELRAGINNIFNKRPPIDVTRTSGYAPYGDPRLRSFFLSLTQRM, from the coding sequence TTGCGGTGCGTTCTTGCGGCTGGCGCGGCGGCGCTTGTCGTGATGCCGGGCGGCATCGTCGCGGCGGCGGCGCAGGAAGCGGCGCCCGGCGGACAGGTGAATATCAACCTCCCGGCGGGCAAGCTTTCCAACGCGCTCATCGCCCTCGGCCGCACGGCAAATGTGCAAGTCGTCTTCCCGCCAGCAAGCGTGTCGGGCCGGAAAAACAAGGCGCTCCGCGGCCGGATGACGGTCGAGGAAGCACTGACCCGGCTGCTGAAGGACAGCGGGCTCACCTTCAAGCGCGTGAGCGCCGGCTCCTATGTCGTCTCGGGCACCAGCAAGGCGAATCTCGATAAGGCGAAGCGGATCATTTCCGACATGAGTGCCGATCAGGGCTATGTGAACGGGCAGGCGAACATCCCGGAAATCCTGGTTGTCGGCCAGCGGAGCTGGTCGCTGAACACCGACATCCCGCGCGGCAAGGATGAGGCACAGCCCTATACGGTCTTTTCGCGCGAAGACATCAAGCGGTCCGGAGCGACCGACCTCGACAGCTTTTTCCGCGACTTTCTGGGCGCGAACACCAGCATTACGACGGCCAGTCAGCGCAGCGCGCGCGATTCACGGATCGACCTGCGCGGTCTCGGCCTCGACAGCACGCTGATCCTCGTCGACGGGCGCCGTATCGCCGACCCCAACAACGGGGACGGCAGCTTCGTTCAATCCTCGATCATGGGCATCCCGATCGAACAGATCGAGCGCGTCGAGGTCCTCGCCTCGTCGGCCGCCGGCCAATATGGCAGCAATGCCGTTGGCGGCGTCATCAACGTCATTCTGCGCCGCGACTTCAAGGGTTTCGAGGTTACCGGATATGTCGGGGGCACCACCGACGGGCACGCCATCGAGCGCCGCGTCAGCGCCAACTATACTCGGCCGATCCTCCGCAATAAATTCTCGGTGACGCTCAGCGCAAACTGGCAGAAGACCGATCCGCTATTTGCTGGCGACCGTCCGTTCGTGCAGGAGGGCGTCAGATATATTCTCGACAACAATCCCGCCTATTTCGATTCGACGAATCCGAACAGCGGCCTCCTCTTTTCAAGCCTGCCCAATATCCTGAGCGACACCAATTTGACGCTCAAGCCGCAATATGCCGTGAACGGCGTCACGGCGCTCAACTCGCGGGTGAGCTTCATTCCCGCCGGCTTCCAGGGGCGTGCCATCGAGGGCAATGCGGCGCTTGGCGCGGCGCTTCTCGCCAATGCCGGGAAGGTCAGCATCGATCCGGCGCCCGGGACCTCGGGTGGGTTGATTCCGGGCGACCGGTCGCCGCTCATGGGGGGCAGCGAGGGCGTCAACGTCTCGCTTTCGACGCGCGGAGAAATTACCGATTGGCTCTCCATCTACGGGTCAGGGTCTTATCAGCGCTATACGTCGCAGGGGCTGACCGGGATTTTGCCCGACAATTTCCAGCTGAATCCGAGCTCCCCGCTCAATCCGTTCAATCAGGTTATCACCATCACTTTTCCATCCGAAGGCTATGACACCTTCAAATCGGTGATGGAAAACAAACAGGCTATCGGCGGGCTGATCGTGAAACTGCCTTACAAATGGCAGGCGAATTTCGATTTCAGCAAGAGCTGGGCAACAACGACGACGCATAGCGGAACCAAACAGATTTCGCGCCCTTTCCGGCAGCTCTTCGAAACCGGGCAGCTCGACATGTTCCGCGATACGCTGGCCTATCCGATCGAGCCCGAACTCGATCCCGAAGGCCGGTTTGCAGAGCAGGCGCCGTCAAAATCGACCGCCACCACCTATACGTTCAAGCTGGCCGGCCCGATCGGCTTTGCGCGCCTTCCGGGCGGCAAGCCGGTCGTCACGCTCGTCGCCGAAACGCGGAAACAATGGTTCGGCGACAATGTGTTTTTCAACGACGGGCCGGGCAGCCCGCCCTTCGGATCGGGCATCAGCTATTCGCCGGGGCGCAGCATTTCTACCAACAGCGCCTTCGGGGAACTGGTCCTGCCCGTCGTCGGCGCCGACAACAAGGTGCCACTGGTGCATGAATTCGAACTGCGTCTGTCCGGTCGATATGATCGCTACACCGGCGTCGGCACCAACACGACCTTCACCTGTCTTGCCAATGTCGTGGGTTATCTGACGCCCGAGCAGCGTGCCAGCGCATGCCCGCCGGCGGGGGTTACGATCCCGTACATTACGACCAAGAACCATTCCACCAATCCCGTGATCGCGGCGAAATGGTCGGTCACGCCCGACATCGCCTTTCGCGGGAGCTATTCGACCGGATATAAGCCCCCGTACCTCTCGGCGCTGGTCGCGGACCCGCCGCCGCCGTTCACCATTTCGCCCGATGTCCCGAATTTCATCTCGACGAGCGTGAGAGATCCGGAGCGGGGGGGCGAACTGATCGGCGAGACCTATTTCTTCGGGCTTTTTCGCGGTCTCAACGGCGTCACGGGCGGCAATCCCGACGTCGACCCGGAGCGATCGAAAAGCTGGTCCTTCGGCACGATCCTGACGCCGCGGTTCGTGCCCGGCCTGACGTTGCGGGCCGACTGGAGCCGGATCACGATCCGGAATGCCTATTATGATCCGCGCAGGTTGCTGTTCGCCAACACGCCCGAGGAACAGGAGGCGTTCGAATCCTTTTATGCGGCGCACCCCGAACGCTTTACCCGCGCGGCGCCCGCACCGGGCGATCCCTTCGGCGTCGGCAAGATCGTTTACATCGATGCGCGGTATACGAACCTCTCGCTCAGCCAGAGTGAATCGGTCGATTTCTCGGCCGATTACCAGACGCAAATCGGCGATGGCACGTTCAGTGTCACGGGAAGCGGAACGCTGCTTCTCGACCTGAAAAGCCAGGTCACGCCGGCCTCCGCCGTTTTCGAAGAGGACGGCATCGTCACCACCCAGAATATTACAGGCATCGGCAACAGCCTGCGGTTCCGCGGGACGCTGACCGCCAATTATTCGACGAAGCGGTGGAGCATCGGGGCGCGCGCGCGGCACACGAGCGGCTATTATCTGCGCTACAAGGATGACGCGACAGGCGAATATCCGATCGTGCTGAACCAGGGTGCGAACCGCGTGTCGGGCTCGACTTTCTTCGACCTGTTCGGCAGCATTTCTCTCCCGACCGGAACCGAATTGCGCGCCGGGATCAACAATATCTTCAATAAACGGCCGCCGATCGACGTGACCCGTACGTCAGGTTACGCGCCCTACGGCGATCCGCGGCTACGCAGTTTCTTCCTCAGCCTGACGCAGCGGATGTGA
- a CDS encoding helix-turn-helix transcriptional regulator, which produces MDRDNCGTSKLAPAPGARVHAKPRTVASRRRPRRFPVATEALQPVILDHQMDDYSVEADGRDLDIEMCTSLGDPRHFRVQGSTGDAYGYYEYCRLEEGFFAYICDATYLVPLPISIVAENMIRVRVASDGDGEYATADGELLDLKGPSASIVIEPPGQQPAVAVSAGHNLSAEVYVHRDMLARLYARDDHELPAVLQAFVGGNLRHTVARRLALSPQILRALEDLRGCTLEGRSRRLVIRAKAIEILCYAIEALAQDEEGRGAPEASKIAANGVLKAQRLLAENFVTPPSLDDLAHKVGMSRSSLCAAFRQIVGRSVFDYIGDLRMQQALAMLNRQDATIAEVAYAVGYGHPSSFSVAVQRRFGTTASELRRRGLAPTFEHRPAAIDPPQIPGRKC; this is translated from the coding sequence ATGGATCGCGACAATTGCGGAACCTCCAAGCTGGCCCCAGCACCCGGCGCCCGGGTCCACGCCAAGCCCCGTACGGTCGCCAGCCGCCGCCGCCCGCGCCGCTTCCCGGTCGCAACGGAGGCGCTGCAGCCGGTCATACTCGACCATCAGATGGACGATTATTCGGTCGAGGCGGACGGTCGCGATCTCGATATCGAGATGTGCACCTCGCTCGGCGACCCGCGCCATTTTCGCGTTCAGGGTTCGACTGGCGATGCCTATGGCTATTATGAATATTGCCGACTGGAAGAGGGCTTTTTCGCCTATATCTGCGACGCCACCTATCTGGTGCCGCTTCCGATATCGATCGTCGCAGAAAATATGATCCGCGTCCGCGTCGCCAGCGACGGTGACGGCGAATATGCGACCGCCGATGGCGAACTGCTCGACCTCAAGGGGCCGAGCGCGTCGATCGTCATCGAGCCGCCGGGGCAGCAACCGGCGGTGGCGGTGTCGGCTGGGCATAACCTGTCCGCCGAAGTCTATGTCCACCGCGACATGCTCGCACGCCTCTATGCCCGCGACGATCATGAACTGCCTGCCGTCCTGCAAGCTTTCGTCGGAGGCAATCTGCGGCATACGGTCGCGCGCCGCCTGGCGCTGAGCCCGCAGATCCTGCGCGCGCTGGAGGATCTGCGAGGATGCACGCTCGAGGGGCGGAGCCGGCGCCTCGTCATCCGCGCGAAGGCTATCGAGATATTGTGTTACGCCATCGAAGCGCTGGCGCAGGATGAAGAAGGCAGGGGCGCGCCCGAAGCCTCGAAGATTGCCGCAAATGGCGTATTGAAGGCGCAGCGGCTGCTGGCGGAGAATTTCGTGACCCCGCCATCGCTCGACGACCTCGCGCACAAGGTCGGGATGAGCCGCAGCAGCCTGTGCGCCGCGTTCCGCCAGATCGTGGGGCGATCGGTCTTCGACTATATCGGAGACCTTCGGATGCAGCAGGCACTGGCAATGCTGAACCGGCAGGACGCGACGATCGCCGAAGTCGCCTATGCCGTGGGATATGGCCACCCATCCAGCTTCTCGGTTGCCGTCCAGCGGCGCTTCGGCACAACCGCCAGCGAGCTCCGCCGTCGGGGACTCGCTCCCACATTTGAGCATCGACCCGCCGCAATCGACCCACCACAGATACCTGGCCGGAAATGCTAA